From one Humulus lupulus chromosome 8, drHumLupu1.1, whole genome shotgun sequence genomic stretch:
- the LOC133797608 gene encoding probable glutathione S-transferase, whose product MADEVTLLDFLPSMFGMRVRIALAEKGIKYEYKEQDLFNKSPLLLEMNPVHKKILVLIHNGKPISESLIILEYIDEVWHDKAPLLPSDPYERAQARFWADFIDKKVNNVGRKVWFARGDEEKETSKKEFFEVWKQMEAELGKKPYFGGESFGSVDIALVVFSPWFYTYETFGNFSMEEECPKIVAWAKRCRENKESVARSFHDETNNYDYVVQLKKKIGIE is encoded by the exons ATGGCAGACGAGGTGACTCTGTTGGATTTCTTGCCTAGTATGTTTGGCATGAGAGTCAGAATAGCTCTGGCTGAAAAGGGTATCAAGTATGAGTACAAGGAACAAGATCTGTTTAACAAGAGCCCTCTGCTTCTTGAGATGAACCCGGTTCACAAGAAGATTCTGGTTCTGATCCACAATGGAAAACCAATCAGTGAGTCACTCATTATTTTGGAGTACATCGATGAAGTTTGGCATGATAAAGCTCCACTGCTTCCTTCTGATCCATATGAGAGAGCTCAAGCCAGGTTCTGGGCTGACTTCATTGACAAAAAA GTGAATAATGTTGGGAGGAAAGTGTGGTTCGCAAGGGGAGATGAAGAGAAAGAGACAAGCAAGAAGGAATTCTTTGAAGTGTGGAAGCAAATGGAGGCAGAGCTTGGAAAGAAGCCATACTTTGGAGGAGAGAGCTTTGGTTCTGTTGACATTGCTCTCGTTGTTTTCTCCCCCTGGTTTTATACTTATGAGACTTTTGGCAACTTCAGCATGGAGGAAGAGTGCCCTAAAATCGTAGCATGGGCCAAGAGGTGCCGAGAGAATAAGGAAAGCGTTGCTAGATCTTTTCATGATGAGACAAATAATTACGATTATGTTGTGCAGTTGAAGAAGAAGATTGGAATCGAATAG